CACGACCCTTGTGAGCACATGTACCCCGGTGGCACGGAAGTATGCCCCTCCCAGGGAGCTTCGGTGGCCTACCGTTTCTGAGAATCGCCCATACACCGCAGAGTGCCGTTTCCGCGCTGGCTGCTCGCCGCCGACAGCTGGGTTCGGAGCACACCGGCGCAACGCTGGCTGCTCTCCGTGGCGCCCCGAGCCGCCCCGGGCGATTGGTCTGCCCAGCTAACGGCAACGTCATCGCAAGCGGCATGGTTCATTACATGAGATCCTTTTACACGAAGATCGGTCACATAAGCAAATCGGTCACGTGCTAAATCGTGGCCAATCACATCTCGAGTTTCCTTCTGCGTTATGACCGATGTATCCGGATGCTTCAGCTGCCCAGCCCATCTATATAAGACGCATAGATTTGCCGCAGTTGTGGAACACCTGAGTTATTTCGTTTGCAGTCAACAGACAACCGCAAAACAGTCACACATAGTTATCATGCCAGCCCCATACAAGCCAGGTTCCGAGAAGAAGGGTGCTACTTTGTTCAAGACTAGATGTCTACAGTGCCACACCACCGAGAAGGGCGGTCCACACAAGGTTGGTCCTAACTTACACGGTGTCTTCAGCAGACAGTCCGGTCAGGTCTCCGGTTACTCTTACACCGACGCGATGATCAACCGCAACGTTACGTGGGACGCCCAGTCGATGTCCGACTACTTGGAGAACCCAAAGAAGTACATTCCAGGTACCAAGATGGCCTTTGGTGGGTTGAAAAAGGAGAAGGACAGAAACGACTTGATCACCTACATGTTGAAGGCTTGTAAATAAGGATGAAAGCCGCATAGCTCGTTCCGAGATGAATTCATTATGACTCGTTATTTATTGAACGCCGCAGGGCTTGATGGCTGTTATGTATAGAATTAGGTAGGCTACTTCCTGTGTAAATAATATGAATGTGGACATTGCCTTCTAGTTGCGGGAAGTTGAGCGGGGCTAGTCAGGTCTGCGGCAAGCCGGCCTGCGGCCCTTCCGTCTGCGGTTTGGTGCGCGGCGGAGCACCAAGCTGTCACGGCCTgtgttgctgctgctgtcaCTGCCGCTATCTGCAGGCTGCTGCTCCGTGGGGGCCGGTTCTTCTGGATCGGATGCAGATTTGTCATCGGCTGAGTCGCTGGACGTCGGGGTTTTGTGGCAAGCGTCGCTCTCATAACGCAGCTGGTTTTTCTGTGAGAGCATATGTGCATATGACTTCTGCGGTTCGCGCGAGTTCCAGTTCAGTGTGCGGCGAATGCTGTCGATGAAGTCAGTGGGGGAATGCTCGAGGGTAGGGAATGAGTAAGGACTTGCCGTAACGGATATATAGTCGCCTTTTTGCAGCTCCACCCTGCTTTTACCATCGAAAGCTGCCCAGGCGGTACCTCGCGAGCGCTTGGGTACCTTGATGCGCAGTCGCATACTGTCAGGTAGAATAATGGGTCTGAAACTGAGCGTATGTGGGCAAACTGGTGTGACACAGATAGCGTTTACGCTAGGATATACCAGGGAACCACCTGCACTCAACGAGTATGCAGTCGAACCTGTAGGTGTAGCAATGATTAGCCCATCTGCTTGGGCCACTGTCAGGAGCGAATGATCGCCATAGAGTTCCAGCATGGACAGGAACGGGCTTGGACCTCGGTCTATCGTCAGTTCATTTAGAATGTGGTGCGTCTCTACGTATTCGTACTTCTTCTTGTTTCCCTTACTGCTAGAGCAAGGCAGCCGACGGTATACCTTGCAACACAGACGCATCCTCATGTTAGTCCGGATTTTAGACTGCAGTGCCTTGCTCAGATCCTCGCGGAAGTTCTCATACTTGAAGACGGTCAGAAACCCCAGCGAACCTAGCGCGAAGGACATAACTGGCGGCACATCCTGCTGAAATATAGAAGAAACGTACAATACTGTGCCGTCACCACCCAATGTGATAATCATGTCGAATAGGTCCCCGCGCTCGCTCACCAGCTCTGGCGTCCAGTATTTGATGCTGCTTTTTGCACATTTACTGTCCTTGATTAACTCTTTCTCGTTGAACCGTTTGCTGCCCTTCAGGCTCTCGTTGACGTAGACATCTGTCGAGGGAAAGTTCACCAGCAGCCATTCCACCATCTCCCGGGTTAGGTATATCAACGACCGGTCGTGCTTTTTCGTAACTATCATCAAACTCTCCACCTGGATACTCACGCGGGTGTTAGATATGTTCTTGCATAGCATGCGCACTCCATGTGCCGTTGACGACAGTTGCGCATAGGATTTCACCTTACGCATACAGTCCTGGTGTGGCAGTGGCTTTAGCGAGTCCTCTGAGCGCTGTGAATCCTTGGCAGCGGCTATGGTGTCTGCCGCAGCGGCCCCCACCTCCGCCGCCATTTCAACCAGCTTCGGCTCGTCAGTTACACTGACTATAtcttgttcgctatcgtCAATGAGCGCGAGATTTACCGATGAAGCTTTACTGTCATCATCTGATATGTGCCCCATTGTATCCTCACTAGCCACCAATACCCAGTCTGGGTGATTCAACGGTCTTTTTTCGGTTGTGCTTGCGCGGGTGACGGGTGCCCTCTGCTTGCGCTTTACCATATATAAAAGACAAGAAGGTGTAAGCGGGCAAGCACCCAAAAATTATGATACGTCCCTCAACGAGCATAAAATCGAAGAAGTAGCCTCCATGCTCTATAAGTAATCAAGTGTGCGCGCAGAGTATCACGAGATGTGGTATGCTGATTGGTCAACTATAGAGGCTGAGCAGTGTGTATTTTGAGGGCGTAGATTATCTTACTAATACTACCTCGCACACTGTAATGAACATTCTGTAAATTTAAATATTACAAAGGTAAAAGAGTTACGTAGCCAATCATCAGCAAGACGGGGCCGCCTATCACTGCTCGCTGATTTTACACTTCCAGGTATCCGATGTAAGCAATGGTAAGGATGCGCCTAGGCACCACCCTAACTCATTTTCGGCGATTTTGGCCGCAGTTTTAAAGTCACGATAGAACGGAATGTCGTAACCGGTATTCAGGAGCGAGACCTGGTAGTTGAGGTCCATGCACCAGTGTGGTTCTTTCTCTAGCTGTGCTTCCGCGTCTTCGATGGCGCTGAAAACACTCTTCCAAACGGGCTTCCCCATGCACACGAGACGGGTGAGCTCCAGCAAGTCGCGGAGTTCAAAAGAGGGGGGTAGGCCAATCGGGTGGGTACGGTCGTAGAAATAGGAAAACACGTACAAGTCGCCGTGGCGGTTGAAATTCCTAATTAGGGATGGCTGATACGCACCGTTGAAAGAGCAGGGTGGCACCGTACAGGTGGCAGACTTGCGCAAAATATCATCTGTAAGGAAGCGGCATTCAGCAGGCGCAGGTTCGATAGGACCTTCAAAGATAACTGTGTACTTGTTCTCCCCAAAAACCACCGTTTCGGGCTTGGTTTTCACGTCTGGAGGGAAGCAGGGGGAAACCAGTGTGTGTGTTTTGGCGGTTTCGCCTGCTTTGACTGTTCCTGAGGAAATCGCAGTCTTGAGAATGTGCTCGTTGACTTTACGTCTGGCCTCCATCTGCCCAAATTCGGGGTGGGAAAACTGATATAGAGTATACTGGTGGCCTCCAAAGTTGAGATTGTACTTATGGTCACCTTCTTCCATCTGAATATCTTTCGACGGAAACTCGGGTTCAAACACAATCTGGGTGGATCCGCCTCCGAGATCAAATACTGCAGCTGTCTGCTGCTTCTCAGCCGTGCCAATGTTGCCCAGCAAGTAGTTTGTCGTAATCCAGGCGTACACGCCCTCATCCGCACCGCTCATAATGCTGACTCCTTCATCGACAACAGGGAACTCGTAGTCCTGCTCCAGATGCTTGCGGACTGCCTCCAAGATTCGCGACGATTTCTCGTCGCCAAGCTTCCGCAACCCCGCAGTCGCTTTCACGGCAACTGGCGAGCAGTTGCGCTTGTCCTTTGGCACCACGCTCGTAGCATAGtcgagcagctcgtcgAGCGACTTCGCTGCGCCAACAGGGTCATCGTTAAAAGATGATAGACCCGGGTTGCGCATCTTGAATTTCTCACCCACCAGTATGGGCGGCTCAGTGCATACGTCAAACTCATATACGTGTACACGAGAACCAGTAGAGCCAGCATCGATCATCACCACGTACTTGTGGTCTTTACCGCACTTTGGCGTCTTCAGCGCGGGCTTGGAATCGTGCCCAGAGTTCGAAGCGCCGTCCCCGGCCACCGGCTTTCCCTTGGATGAGGCTAGCTTAGCTGGCTTGTCTCCTGCAATGGGCGGCACTGCTGGAGCCGCGGACAGCCTATTGCTGGAGGAGTGAAGCAGCAGGATCAGCATCACCGCTGTGAGTGCGGCGATCAGAAACCGGTAGTTTCGGAAAACCCCTCGCAAGTTGGTAGTCATCGCAGTATAACCAACTGGTGCTATGACTACTGTGTAGAATCAAAGTGCGCCCGGTTCTGGCGTGTAACGTGCTACAGTGCAACTTTGTTTTCGCCAACGCTTTTATGCTAGGTGGCATGACTTTTAATGGAGTTCAATCCTTGCGCCCTGTACGACTGTTATCACAAGCACAAGCTGCAGAGAGTGCGAATCTACAATGCATAACTAACGGCGCATCAGGTACAGCACAGATGACCACCCCGCGTGGCATCGCCACGGTGCTGCTTCAGATCTATCGACGCTATGTCTCTTCCAGTATTATCTCGTATATAATGACTGTTGATATTCCGTCCTGAAAGAACTATACGTCGCGATGGAGATGAGCGTGCCGCTTTCAGCTCGCAAGGAACTGGAGTGAACGCAACTTTTCGAGCAATGAGCCGGAATGTTGATAAGGCCAACTCGGTGCTGGCACGGTACCAGGAGCTTGTAGCGGAGAACACAAGCGGTTACAAGGACTATTCCAGATTCAAACGACCCACGGCGGTACATCGAATTAGCAATTTGGAAGAAGCACAACGATGGAGGGCGGAAGTAGTGAAAGACATCGGAAATAAGGTTACACAGATACATGACCCGTCGCTGAACGAGATGCAGATCGAGGATATCAACAACGAGCTCAACAGACTGTTCCAGGAGAAGATGCGGTGGGAGAGCCACATTCGGCGCAATCTTCGGGGGCCAGACTACCGGCGCATGAAGCAGGGCTTGAACACGACCGGGGGTACAGTTATAAATGGCACGCGGTACTTTGGGCGGGCGTTGGAACTGCCGCATGTGCAGGAGCTgttgcagcagcagcagcagcagcgcgttAAGCAGCAGAACCAGAAGCAGCGTGAGCAGGAACTCCGGGCGAAGGTACGGCAGTGGGAGGAAGAACTCGGACCGGATTACTACGGCGAAGATGTCCCTCCCGGGATGCAGGAGTACGAAGCCCAGAGGTCGCGTGAGCTGCAGGATATCCTGAGGTCCGCTGCAGGTAGGGCGCCACAGGTGCAGATTCCTTTGTTTGAAAGGCTACCGACACAGGAAGAAGTGGAGGGGTGGCTCGTTGAAAGGCGTAGGAAACGCCTACAAGAGCGGTTGGATCTGTAGGTATGTGGCGTTATAGTATCTTTATTAGATAGGAAGAATATTTACGCCCTATTGTCCGGTACGAATACTACAAGTATACCCAGATAACATGGGTATGTAGGCTCATTTCACACGCAGCGTTCAGCCTTCAGAAGGCGTTAATGGGTATGACTTCCCGTGCGCTGGCCCGGGATTCCCGTCGGTGGCTTCAGATGGGCCCTTCCGCAGGGTGTCTGAGTCACTGGGGTCTAAATTGTGCCAAATGTTAAAATTAGGCGAGTAAAACGCGGAATCCGGAGAGGAGACCGCACCTGTTGGAATAGTTAAAGGGCTGGAGCTCAGTGATCCATAGGGAATGCCGTGATTAAAATAGATGTTTTCGTCATCATTCCTCTGTACTGACAGCAGAGGCAGACCATTATTCGGTTCCGTGGCAGGTAAGTATTGGTTTAGCGTGGCTAGAAGGCTCCTGCTCGTGCCCGAAAGGGGCACCCGTGACTTGCTGGGATATTGGGGAGCCACGGAGAGTATGTCTGGTGAGGCGCTGCGAGTGATTGTTACTTCAGGGGGAGCCATTTGTTTCGCATTCGAGATGCGTACGGCGCCATTTCCCACGTGCGGGCTGTCCCCCTTTTTACTTGGGTGCGAAGCTTGAACCCAGTAATTGTCCAGCTGATCTGTGGTAAATAGTTTTGACTTTGACGTATTTTTATTTGAATCATCTGCTTCTGAAATGATGCTTTGTAAACCAGAGAGCAGGTGACTTGCATGATCGTATTCCATAGGTACCTCATCATCGGGTGTATACGGCTGCGGTGTGGCCCGCTGAACAGGATGTTGCTGCTGGGCCCACCCGGGGTACAGAGTCGACGGTAGCCGATACGTATTTGGAATTTGTTGAGTCAGCAGTGGAGACGAACAGTCTGACTCCGAGTACGTTGAAGGGTCGTGCAACATCAATTGCGGAGCTAAATCAACATGGATGATGGATGGACTGTTGATTAGGTTTGAGTTATCAAGCGGTTGACTGTTGACAATCGGGTATTGTTGCCGAGTAATGGCGGTTCTGTATTGTTGGTTCGTCATAGAAACCTGCTCCCACATGGTTTCCAGGTATTCGAGATGCTTGTAAGCTTGTAGTTTGTTTTCGTTGCACTCTTCATACAGTGCAATATCCTTTTCGAGCTCATCTCTGAGGAGCTGCACGATCGGAAGTTGTTGAGGCAGTTCCGATAGGGATCCGTTGGATTCATCGCAAAACGCTTCAAAGTGAGATATCATCTGTTCACTTACACTGTGCGACATACTCCTCCAAGACACTGGAGATGCTGTGTTGTGCACACTATCCTTGGTTGTATCCAACGTCTTTTTCAGGCGATTCAGTCTTTTATTCTGCTCCTCAAGTTGGTTCAGTTCATGTTGCATCGACTGGAGACGGCTCGTTGTCGCTGCGATCTGGGTGTTTATATGCTCCTTCTCCAGGTTGTAATTCTGCCTTAATGTGTCCATATGCAATGCATTATTTTGTTCTGAAGACCACATATCCATATCCATATGCATCTTGTTCAACTTATTGCTAGAAACTTCTATGGTCTTCAAAAGCCTATCTCTTTTCAGCTCGTAAACGGCCTTGGTGTTTTCTAGTGTCTTTAGTTTGGTCTTTAGCGTCTTCCTAACATCGGTGTTGTGGTTCCACTGTGACTTCAAAGTATCTAGTTCGCCCAGTAGCTGGGTCTTGGTCATCTTGAACCCATTCATGGTCGCTGATACATGCTTCAGAAAGTCCTGTAGCTCTTGATGTGTGCGCAGAAGAACCTCCTTCAGCTCATCTATCGAGAACTCCTCCAAATCTTGGAGTGAATGGAAAAATGAATACGACGCTAGCGCCATTTCGTCGTTATGCTTTTCGGGCACCGGCATCGAGTGTGTTCTGGTCCTGTTCCCAAGCCTCTTCGCGCTGCGAACAGGCTTCGCTCCATTCCCCGCGGCAGGCAGCCCGCCGGCTTCTACGCTGTCCCGAACGCCACCTGCGTCCGGGGGCAGCGTTCGCAAATGCAATGTTTTCCCATCATCGACAAACCCATCCCTTCGTACCATCAGAATGTCCAGCCGGTAGGGGCATCCAGGTAGCAAATTGCGAAACGCGCAGTATGTGTACAGTGCTCTGGAGTTATTTGGAAAATCGCCCACCTTGCGTCCATTCAGAAAGACAGCGTAATGCGAAAGCGGGCAGGGTTGCGCCCCTGCCGCAAGTTGGTTCTCCCACCGGAACACTATCGTGTCTGTGCCCAGTCTCTCTATAAGGACCTGCGGCACATGAGAAATCGCTGGGTTCAAACAGTTCACGATGGTTGAAATAGGAATGTTCAGGAATCGCACCAATCGGTAGATCAACCACAAAATGGCACACAAAAGGAACACTGTACTAACCACCATTGCCATTAATGACCGGGAGCCTGAAGGTGTGTGATGAACAAGCCAGTCTTCCCCGCGCGTCGCCAACTGCTCGTCATATAATCCCGGAAAAGCTCGCATTAGGTGAAATTTTTCTTAGGAATTACATCTGCTACTGACAAAACTAAGTAAAAGCTCCGATAGGTAGCCGTGCTGCCGAGCACCTGCCTAATACACGCAGGCGCCATACACTATTTAAGCACAATGTTATCGCCCCGCAGCTTGAGGTATTCCTGGTCGATGCCAGGTGTCATAGGCTTGATCACCAGCGAGTAGACCTCACTATTGTAGAAGCGCAGCCCGTTGCTGGGGGACTTGTAGCGCGCCTTGAGCCCCGTGATGTCGCAGTAGCGTTTCACGGGATACTGCGATGGTGGCGCCTGAATGTTGAAGTATGTCAGCTTCGTGCGCCCTGCGTCACGCCCGGCTTCCGACTGTGCCTCTGTCGTGAGCCGTTTCCACTCGTCTGTCAGAAGCTGACGTGTCGGCTTGTGGCGGCGCGTGGGTTTCTTCCACGTGGGCGACTTGAAGTCGCTACGACTGGTATCATTACGTGCTGCAATCGCTCGGAGGTTCTCCATCTGGGGTCCACGGTCGCTCGTTGATCTGTCTATCTCGAAATCCCTGCCCAGATGTACTCCCATgttatcacgtgaccacaCGCCGTTTTCGTGTGTAGTGATGCAGATGGTTCTAGAGCATCACGTGGCTTACATAGCTTTGTTACATAATCGATTTTCCGCAGGAGCGTTACGTCCAACGGTCGTTCTGTGCCAAAAGCAACAACTGAGCGTCAGGCGGCCGTCTCCCCAGACACGCTCCGCCCCAAACTGAGCTCCACGCGGCCTTCTGTCCGAGTTAAGTTCCTCCCCGCTCGTCAGCACGGGGTCTTTCGTCGCCTATCCTCCTGCAGCGTTCGCTACTGCAGATCGTGAGCAGTGGCACCCGCGACCAAAAAAAGAAATTATGTTCCTTACGCAAGGAATATGCCTCGCGCCATGCCATCGCAAAGAGTGATGCCGCAGAGGTTGCTTCTGCGAGGCAACTCCTGGGCAATAGGGTGGAAAATTCAGCTTGGGCTTATATAAAAGAAACCGTTCGAGCTCGTCGGAGCCAGgtggaaaatttttcgTAACGTAGGTAGAGGTTATAGTTAGCGTCAGTCTCTTTTCTGCCAAGCTGCTACAGTTGACTACAAGTAACAAACCCAGGATGAATCAGGATATGGAACTACCAGAGGCGTACACGTCGGCTTCGAACGACTTCCGTTCGGACACGTTCACCACTCCAACGCGCGAAATGATCGAGGCTGCGCTAACGGCGACCATCGGTGACGCCGTCTACCAAGAGGACATCGACACGTTGAAGCTAGAACAGCACGTCGCCAAGCTGGCCGGCATGGAGGCCGGTATGTTCTGCGTATCTGGTACTTTGTCCAACCAGATTGCTTTGCGGACCCACCTAACTCAGCCACCATATTCGATTCTTTGCGACTACCGTGCGCATGTGTACACGCACGAGGCTGCGGGGTTGGCAATTTTGTCCCAGGCCATGGTGACACCTGTCATTCCTTCCAACGGCAACTACTTGACTTTGGAAGACATCAAGAAGCACTACATTCCTGATGATGGCGACATCCACGGTGCTCCAACAAAGGTTATCTCGTTGGAAAACACCTTGCACGGTATCATTCACCCACTAGAGGAGCTTGTTCGGATCAAGGCTTGGTGTATGGAGAACGACCTCAGACTACACTGCGATGGTGCGAGAATCTGGAACGCGTCCGCAGAATCCGGTGTGCCTCTAAAACAGTACGGAGAGCTATTCGACTCCATTTCCATCTGCTTGTCCAAGTCCATGGGTGCCCCAATGGGCTCCATTCTCGTCGGGTCGCACAAGTTCATAAAGAAGGCGAACCACTTCAGAAAGCAGCAAGGTGGTGGTGTCAGACAGTCTGGTATGATGTGCAAGATGGCGATGGTGGCTATCCAGGGTGACTGGAAGGGCAAGATGAGGCGTTCGCACAGAATGGCTCACGAGCTGGCCAGATTTTGCGCAGAGCACGGCATCCCATTGGAGTCGCCTGCTGACACCAACTTTGTCTTTTTGGACTTGCAGAAGAGCAAGATGAACCCTGACGTGCTCGTCAAGAAGAGTTTGAAGTACGGCTGCAAGCTAATGGGCGGGCGTGTCTCCTTCCACTACCAGATATCTGAGGAGTCCCTTGAGAAGATCAAGCAGGCCATCCTAGAGGCGTTCGAGTACTCGAAGAAGAACCCTTACGATGAAAACGGCCCCACGAAGATCTACAGAAGTGAGTCCGCTGACGCTGTGGGTGAGATCAAGACCTACAAGTATTAAGGGATTTCGATGATGACATGAAAAATTACATATTGGCACGGCATAGGCATTGGGTAATATTAAGCATATGGTTGAGATGAATTACTGTTCGGGTACCGGTATTTCCAAAGTGCTGTCGACTTTTGCAAGAGATGGCTATGAATGGGGCACGCTCCATCACCTCTCTGCGAGCCGGACTCAGCATTATATCCATCTCAAAACCTAATATCAAATGGGATTGTGGTGCGCAGTACATGCGCAGTGCTGCACATTTGAGGATCAATGGGTTTTTCCAGGCACTGCCTGGGTCACTCACCCTATTGCGGAGGGACTAGTAGCTCTACCATTCTGAGCTGACTAAAATGTTTGATTCTTTTGGTACTTATAATTTCAACGGCAGCTATCCGTTAGATGCACAAAGTTTGCATGTCACTGGAGGTTTTTAATTCGTGCGTCAGCGACTGATATGCGTTATCCACACAGTGATAGTTTTTTTCCCTCCATGTACACATGAAGCTTTTGTAAGGAATACAACTTTATATAGTATTATAAATCCTTTCTGCACAGGTTACTACCTCGTGGACCATTTGTCGCACTGGCGTGATGTCTGTAAAAGGAACGGTTACCGGATCACGCCATACCAGCTGCTCCCACGCTCGAAAAGTAGTACAAATAGGTCTATAGCGACGTGTGCGGCGGCATCTGCTGATTTCGGAATTCGCTGTAGTCAACGGCGCTGGATACAGGGGCACCATTCAGGATACCCAGATTTACAGGAAAGCTAGTCGTATGGACAACTTCGCCCGTGCAGCAGTATATTTATTTGCATGTGAACAATGTTAAGAGGGCGTAGCAAGACAGTGCTGACATTGATACTGTTACTTGTAACGGTCAGACTCCTGTTTAATCGCCTACGTTCGAGAGGCCCAGAAAGCAATCGGAGGATAGACATGTCTGGTAAAGTTCAGCCTGTTGTCGTCGTCGGACTGGGTCTTGCCGGTCTGTCGACTGGGGCGCAGCTAGTCAAGAATGGGGTGCCGGTGATCTTGATGGACAAGGCTTCTGCCATCGGCGGAAATTCCGTTAAGGCCTCCAGCGGCATAAACGGCGCTGGTACTCAGGTGCAGGAGCTTCTTGGTGTGTATGACTCTGCTGACTCCTTCTACAGAGACACCGTTGCGTCGGCGAAGGGTGCCGGCGCCAGCGAGCTAATGGACAAGCTTGCAAGGGACTCCGCAGGTGCTGTATCGTGGCTGCAGAATGAATTTGGAGTTAAACTGGACATCCTTTCGCAACTGGGAGGGCATTCGAAGGCTAGGACACATCGGTCGAGCAGCAACATACCCCCAGGGTTTGAGATCATATCGGCCATGCGCAAGAGACTGGAGTCAGTGCAGAAGGAAAACCCAGCTCTCGTGAACTTCCGCTTGGAGAGCAAAGTTGTTGATCTCGAACTGGCGGATGATGCAGTCCAAGGACTACGCTACATGGACAAGGCCGGGGCACAGCACATATTGCACACGAAGAATGTAGTTTTCTGTACTGGCGGGTTTGGGTCGTCCAAGGAGTTGTTGGGGAAGTATGCCCCCCATCTCCGGGACCTTCCTACAACAAACGCGCAGGGTACTACGGGAGATGGACAGGACCTGATGCTCCGTGTTGGTGGGCAGCTGATTGATATGGAGCATATCCAGGTACACCCCACGAGTTTTGTGGATCCTAAAGATAAAGACAGCGGTAGCAAATTCCTGGCGGCTGAGGCACTGCGCGGCAATGGAGGTGTGCTTTTAAACCCCAGCACTGGCCGGCGCTTTACGAACGAATTGGCGACACGTGATGTACTTACGGCTAGCATTCAAGAGCACTGCAAAGAGCATGTGGCTTACCTTGTTCTGAGCCAAGGGGCATATGAAACTTTGCAAAGCTTTGTCAACTTCTACATCTCTAAAGGGCTGATGCGAGCGTCCACCGTTGGCGAGCTTTCCGACGAGATCGGAGTTCCGAAACAACAGCTGGCGTCGGAGCTAGAGGCGTACTCCGCCGCAGAGGTGGATCAATTCCAGCGTCGGCACATTATCAATGATTTTGGCCCGAGTGTTGATGGGTCGACAGCAATATATGTTGGCTTGATCACACCCGCAGTCCATTTTACCATGGGCGGTGTTCGAATCAATTCCAGAGCGGAAGTGCTGAGCAGCGCAGGGACGACCTATAAAGGGCTTTACGCCGCTGGAGAGGTATCCGGCGGCGTGCACGGTAGAAACAGGCTGGGTGGGTCTAGTCTCCTGGAGTGCGTCGTTTTCGGGAGGCAGGCAGCAACATCGATTACAGAAAGGTTGCAGGCGTGAACTCTAGCAACCCTGGCTCAGTAACAGACAGTTTTTGCCTGAAATGTGTCATTTAAATAACAGCAGATAGTAGGTAGCATACAAAATTAATTAGAGACGTCAATTAATACTGCAATTAGGAAACTAGGGATATCAACTATAATTATTAAAAACGTCGAGTAAAAAGAATTAATTGGACGGTCCTTGAAATAGAGCCGAAGAAGCTGAAGAAGAACAGTAAATAGTGAATACGATGAGAAAGGCCTTCAGGTGCCGCTTTTGAGTGGGTAGACATAAAGCATTTTGGTTTCTTAGATCAATCGAAAGGAATGTGCGTCCTTGGATATTTTGATGCTCTTTTTAGGTACAGGTGGACTGCCAAAAAATGGCTTGTTCGCTAGCCTAATGGGTATTATTGCGTGACCAATCTGCCGTAGTCAGTTAGAGGGATTCGTCATCCACAGTGTTCTTAGTTTTCCTAATCTTGAAAAACTTCACACCGCTCTGGTGCCGCTGAGGCTCTGCGACAGGGGCCTGCACCGGGCGCACGTCATTGACGGGCACAGCGCCGCCCTCAAGCTCGGGGTTCGTGTCGTACACAATCGAGTGGTCCATCTGGCCATCGCTCCCGTGCTTGGTGCCCTGGTACTTGAGCGCCTGCTCCTTGTAGTGCTGCATCTCAACGTACTCCTTGTGTGCGGTCCACGCGCGGCGGATGAAGGAGATCCcgctgaagaagaagacCAGCAGCGAGCACGCCACACTGGCCCACGCAATCCCCATCAGCTCCGGCCCGATCTTCGCCTCGCGCCCGTCGTCGCGGAACACGTTGCGCGCCATCACAACAACCGCCGTCTGGCACGCCACTGCCGCTACGTTGAACACGCACCCGATC
This is a stretch of genomic DNA from Eremothecium gossypii ATCC 10895 chromosome VI, complete sequence. It encodes these proteins:
- the SUR7 gene encoding Sur7p (Syntenic homolog of Saccharomyces cerevisiae YML052W (SUR7)), translated to MGVFSVSGKLLTAILLAGNTLLLLFIVFSGSIESSPIDRLYWLRAQTDGFNGAFGWSKWTFWGLCNGEGAHNRECGRMSPAYPLSPADNFGGVLPARFVEDQDTFFYLSRFAFCFFWIALSFIAIAFLFCVFTWCSYSFTKVVFTMVLIGCVFNVAAVACQTAVVVMARNVFRDDGREAKIGPELMGIAWASVACSLLVFFFSGISFIRRAWTAHKEYVEMQHYKEQALKYQGTKHGSDGQMDHSIVYDTNPELEGGAVPVNDVRPVQAPVAEPQRHQSGVKFFKIRKTKNTVDDESL